A stretch of the Actinomycetota bacterium genome encodes the following:
- a CDS encoding VOC family protein, with translation MDLEVATVVFDCADPGSLSEFWETITGYEVADEDEEWVLLTDPDDDTRIQLGFQRVPEGKSAKNRLHLDLYAADVEDAAEWLRSLGAKQLWVSDDPEDVFITLADPEDNEFCVVEAGADEDDEDELDDDEDDDLEVLDDDEDEIELEDED, from the coding sequence ATGGACCTGGAAGTCGCGACCGTCGTCTTCGACTGCGCCGATCCCGGCTCGTTGTCGGAGTTCTGGGAGACGATCACCGGCTACGAGGTCGCCGACGAGGACGAGGAGTGGGTCCTCCTCACCGATCCGGACGACGACACGCGGATCCAGCTCGGCTTCCAGCGGGTTCCCGAGGGGAAGTCGGCGAAGAACCGCCTCCATCTGGATCTGTATGCGGCCGACGTCGAGGACGCCGCCGAATGGCTCCGATCGCTCGGTGCGAAGCAGCTGTGGGTCTCCGACGATCCGGAAGACGTGTTCATCACGCTCGCCGATCCGGAGGACAACGAGTTCTGCGTGGTCGAGGCGGGAGCCGACGAGGACGACGAGGACGAGCTCGACGACGACGAGGATGACGACCTCGAAGTGCTCGACGACGACGAGGACGAGATCGAGCTAGAGGACGAGGACTAG
- the hemC gene encoding hydroxymethylbilane synthase, whose product MILRIGTRGSRLALAQAEDVASRLRATGNGGELVPIETSGDRGVPADASPQGLKGLFVTEIVRALIDGDVDLAVHSAKDLPAENTEGVVLAAVPPRESALDLLVSRDGAVAPGSVVGTSAVRRRAQLAASRPELTVRELRGNVDTRLAKLEAGEVDALVLAEAGLARLGITPAHATRLALEEMVPAPGQGALAIQCRAGDERARAAIDLLDDVPSRTALEAERALMLRLGGGCALPLGGYAIVRRRDVHLTGLVASPDGARIARAEALAPSPHDAAARVADDLLAQGAGEILAAVREG is encoded by the coding sequence GTGATCCTCCGGATCGGAACGCGCGGCTCCCGCCTCGCGCTCGCGCAAGCCGAGGATGTCGCCTCACGGCTCCGCGCGACCGGCAACGGCGGCGAGCTCGTTCCGATCGAGACCTCCGGCGATCGGGGCGTGCCCGCGGACGCGTCGCCCCAGGGACTGAAAGGACTGTTCGTGACCGAGATCGTCCGCGCCCTGATCGATGGTGACGTCGACCTCGCGGTCCATTCGGCGAAGGATCTGCCGGCCGAGAACACCGAGGGCGTTGTACTCGCCGCAGTTCCCCCCCGCGAGAGCGCGCTCGACCTGCTCGTGTCGCGGGACGGCGCGGTGGCGCCGGGCTCGGTCGTCGGCACGTCCGCCGTGCGACGCCGCGCGCAGCTCGCGGCGTCGCGCCCGGAGCTGACCGTGCGAGAGCTGCGCGGCAACGTCGACACGCGACTCGCGAAGCTCGAGGCCGGAGAGGTCGACGCGCTCGTGCTCGCCGAGGCGGGACTCGCGCGGCTCGGCATCACCCCCGCGCACGCGACCAGGCTCGCGCTGGAGGAGATGGTTCCCGCGCCGGGCCAGGGGGCGCTCGCGATCCAGTGCCGCGCCGGGGACGAGCGCGCGCGAGCGGCGATCGACCTGCTCGACGACGTTCCCTCGCGGACCGCCCTGGAGGCCGAGCGGGCGTTGATGCTGCGCCTCGGCGGCGGATGCGCGCTCCCTCTCGGCGGGTACGCGATCGTCCGCCGGCGGGATGTGCACCTGACCGGCCTCGTCGCCTCGCCCGACGGAGCCCGCATCGCGCGGGCCGAGGCGCTCGCGCCCTCTCCGCACGATGCGGCCGCTCGCGTCGCAGACGATCTGCTTGCCCAGGGGGCGGGCGAGATCCTCGCCGCGGTCCGCGAGGGTTGA
- the hemL gene encoding glutamate-1-semialdehyde 2,1-aminomutase has translation MQRSDELFERARRVIPGGVDSPVRAFGAVGGTPPFIVRGEGAQLTDADGNRYLDLVQSWGALLFGHAHPAIVGAVTAAAAKGTSFGAPTEGEVELAERIVSAVPSVEQVRLVSSGTEATMSAIRLARAVTGRDLLVKFDGCYHGHSDALLAKGAGSGVATLGIPGSPGVTEGAARDTLTAPFNDLEAVRTLFADRGERIAVVIVEPVAANMGVVAPEPGFLEGLRALCEEYGSLLLFDEVITGFRIAFGGAQSVFGVTPDLTAFGKVMGGGFPCAAFGGRREVMERLAPTGPVYQAGTLSGNPVAVAAGNAALRLAADTDPYPALTATAERIAGELGAIFADTGIPVTINRAGSLFSVFFTDRPGAVIRDFAGAGVADHERYARFFHGMLERGVYLPPSGYELWTLSTALGEPETDRLLSSARDTASIVR, from the coding sequence ATGCAGCGATCCGACGAGTTGTTCGAGCGCGCGCGGCGCGTGATCCCGGGCGGAGTCGACTCTCCCGTCCGGGCGTTCGGCGCGGTGGGAGGCACGCCGCCGTTCATCGTTCGCGGCGAGGGCGCGCAGTTGACCGACGCCGACGGGAACCGCTACCTCGATCTGGTCCAGTCGTGGGGGGCGCTGTTGTTCGGACACGCCCACCCGGCGATCGTCGGGGCGGTCACCGCGGCGGCCGCGAAGGGAACGTCCTTCGGCGCGCCGACCGAGGGCGAGGTCGAGCTCGCGGAGCGCATCGTTTCGGCCGTTCCCAGCGTGGAACAGGTTCGACTCGTGAGCTCGGGTACCGAGGCAACGATGAGCGCGATCCGGCTCGCACGCGCCGTCACGGGCCGCGATCTGCTCGTGAAGTTCGACGGGTGCTACCACGGCCACTCGGACGCCCTCCTGGCCAAGGGCGCGGGATCGGGTGTCGCGACGCTCGGCATCCCGGGCTCACCCGGTGTCACCGAAGGAGCGGCGCGCGACACCCTGACGGCCCCCTTCAACGACCTCGAGGCGGTGCGCACGCTGTTCGCGGATCGCGGCGAACGGATCGCCGTCGTCATCGTCGAGCCCGTCGCGGCGAACATGGGCGTCGTTGCACCGGAGCCCGGATTCCTCGAAGGGTTGCGCGCGCTCTGCGAGGAGTACGGGTCGCTGCTGCTGTTCGACGAGGTGATCACCGGCTTCCGGATCGCCTTCGGCGGCGCGCAGTCGGTTTTCGGCGTGACACCGGATCTGACCGCGTTCGGGAAGGTGATGGGCGGCGGGTTCCCGTGCGCGGCGTTCGGCGGTCGCCGCGAGGTGATGGAACGGCTCGCACCGACCGGCCCCGTCTACCAGGCGGGAACCCTCAGCGGGAACCCCGTGGCGGTGGCCGCCGGCAACGCCGCCCTGCGACTCGCGGCCGACACCGACCCCTATCCCGCTCTGACCGCCACGGCGGAACGGATCGCCGGCGAGCTCGGCGCGATCTTCGCGGACACGGGGATCCCCGTGACGATCAACCGCGCCGGATCCCTGTTCAGCGTGTTCTTCACGGATCGACCCGGAGCGGTGATCCGGGACTTCGCGGGCGCTGGGGTCGCGGATCACGAGCGGTACGCGCGCTTCTTCCACGGGATGCTCGAACGCGGCGTGTATCTGCCGCCGAGCGGCTACGAGCTGTGGACGCTCTCGACCGCCCTCGGGGAACCCGAGACGGACCGGCTGCTGAGCTCGGCCCGGGATACCGCATCTATCGTGCGCTGA
- a CDS encoding NAD(P)/FAD-dependent oxidoreductase produces MSANSYDAIVIGGGHNGLIAAAYLAKYGARTLVLEAREKTGGAADTMAPWDEAPDIKVTTLSYVMSLMPPTIQKDLQLERFGYKVHAQGLGYLPHPNGGSIIQSDDEQQTYDSIAKFSKHDAEQWPRFEAWIGRIANIMGPMLMKTPPKVGSKKAGDIKDIAQLGWTLRKEIDQQTVADITRLFTMSSTDLLRRWFENDVFIGLQSVNGIIGTWAGPDAPGTAYVLMHHSVGDIGDGEIASWGYPEGGMGAVGDACRQAAESFGAEVRTSSPVERVLVDNGRAKGVVLKGGEEIAAPLVVTAIHPKTAFLDQIDRGQLPEAFVGDIENWKTRSGTVKINLALAELPEFTADPGFNPDIHGGAIQIMDDVDYLEKAFQEARFGKAAELPFSDTAIPTVFDKTLAPEGVHVMSMFTQWVPHEWANEPHTEELERYADRLIDRVNAVAPNFKGSIMHRQVIGPHQMESEWGLIGGNIFHGELTVDQLFHMRPAPGFADYRTPIDGLYQALSATHAGGGVTGMPGHHCVREIVADKRVKRRR; encoded by the coding sequence GTGAGTGCGAACAGCTACGACGCGATCGTGATCGGTGGCGGCCACAATGGTCTGATCGCCGCGGCCTATCTGGCGAAATACGGGGCCCGAACCCTGGTGCTCGAGGCGCGCGAGAAGACCGGCGGTGCGGCCGACACGATGGCTCCGTGGGACGAGGCTCCCGACATCAAGGTCACGACGCTGTCGTACGTGATGAGCCTGATGCCGCCGACGATCCAGAAGGATCTGCAGCTCGAGCGGTTCGGCTACAAGGTGCACGCGCAGGGACTGGGCTACCTGCCGCACCCGAACGGCGGCTCGATCATCCAGTCCGACGACGAACAGCAGACCTACGACTCGATCGCGAAGTTCTCCAAGCACGACGCCGAGCAGTGGCCGAGATTCGAGGCATGGATCGGCCGGATCGCGAACATCATGGGCCCGATGCTCATGAAGACCCCGCCGAAGGTCGGGTCGAAGAAGGCGGGCGACATCAAGGACATCGCACAGCTCGGCTGGACGCTGCGCAAGGAGATCGATCAGCAGACGGTCGCCGATATCACGCGGTTGTTCACGATGAGCTCGACCGATCTGCTGCGTCGTTGGTTCGAGAACGACGTGTTCATCGGCTTGCAGTCGGTGAACGGGATCATCGGCACGTGGGCCGGTCCCGACGCGCCAGGGACCGCCTACGTGCTGATGCACCACTCCGTCGGCGACATCGGCGACGGAGAGATCGCGAGCTGGGGCTACCCGGAGGGCGGCATGGGTGCCGTCGGCGACGCGTGCCGGCAGGCCGCCGAGTCCTTCGGCGCCGAGGTCCGCACCAGCTCGCCGGTCGAGCGCGTCCTGGTGGACAACGGTCGCGCGAAGGGCGTCGTCCTGAAGGGTGGGGAGGAGATCGCGGCGCCGCTCGTGGTCACCGCGATCCATCCGAAGACCGCGTTCCTCGACCAGATCGATCGGGGACAGCTCCCGGAGGCGTTCGTCGGCGACATCGAGAACTGGAAGACGCGCTCGGGCACGGTGAAGATCAACCTCGCCCTCGCGGAGCTGCCCGAGTTCACCGCCGACCCGGGGTTCAACCCCGACATCCACGGCGGTGCGATCCAGATCATGGATGACGTCGACTACCTGGAGAAGGCGTTCCAGGAGGCGCGGTTCGGCAAGGCGGCCGAGCTGCCGTTCAGCGACACCGCGATCCCGACCGTGTTCGACAAGACGCTCGCCCCCGAGGGCGTGCACGTGATGTCGATGTTCACGCAGTGGGTGCCCCACGAGTGGGCGAACGAGCCGCACACCGAGGAGCTCGAGCGCTACGCCGACCGCCTGATCGATCGAGTGAATGCGGTTGCCCCGAACTTCAAGGGCTCGATCATGCACCGCCAGGTGATCGGTCCCCACCAGATGGAATCCGAGTGGGGCCTGATCGGCGGGAACATCTTCCACGGCGAGCTCACAGTCGATCAGCTGTTTCACATGCGCCCGGCGCCGGGCTTCGCCGACTATCGCACCCCGATCGATGGTCTGTACCAGGCATTGAGCGCAACCCACGCGGGCGGCGGCGTGACGGGCATGCCCGGTCACCACTGCGTGCGCGAGATCGTCGCCGACAAGCGGGTCAAGCGCCGGCGCTGA
- a CDS encoding M15 family metallopeptidase, whose protein sequence is MSTSGPVFDAQIDEIGDARRRQMEEASWRPGCPVRFEDLRVIRMPHWHFSGRVRDGELVIHERVADDVAGVFGVLFAARFPIERIEPIDAFEGDDDRSMAANNTSGFNGREIALRPGVWSQHAFGLAIDLNTVQNPYVRRDGEVLPTSGRRFLDRDRDEPGMIRAGDVVVRAFAAIGWGWGGEWEPHKDFQHFSVSRD, encoded by the coding sequence ATGAGCACCTCCGGCCCCGTCTTCGACGCGCAGATCGACGAGATCGGCGACGCGCGCCGCCGACAGATGGAGGAGGCCTCCTGGCGCCCGGGCTGCCCGGTGCGGTTCGAGGACCTGCGGGTGATCCGGATGCCGCACTGGCACTTCTCCGGACGGGTCCGTGACGGAGAGCTCGTGATCCACGAGCGCGTTGCCGACGACGTCGCGGGGGTGTTCGGCGTGCTGTTCGCCGCGCGCTTCCCGATCGAGCGGATCGAACCGATCGATGCGTTCGAAGGGGACGACGATCGGTCGATGGCCGCGAACAACACGAGCGGGTTCAACGGCCGGGAGATCGCCCTGCGGCCGGGGGTGTGGTCGCAACATGCGTTCGGGCTCGCGATCGACCTCAACACCGTGCAGAACCCGTACGTTCGACGCGACGGCGAGGTGCTCCCGACGTCGGGTCGGCGGTTCCTCGATCGAGACCGCGACGAACCCGGCATGATCCGGGCCGGCGATGTGGTGGTCCGGGCATTCGCCGCGATCGGCTGGGGCTGGGGCGGGGAGTGGGAACCGCACAAGGACTTTCAACACTTCTCCGTGAGCCGAGATTGA
- a CDS encoding uroporphyrinogen-III synthase — MPRRTRTAAGPMRDKVVLVTRPKEQSAALVRELRALGARPIVAPAIAIVPARSAALTAALRDLERGGFAWVTLTSRATVAMLRDRLDRPRDVRAKVAVIGEGTAEEFRRWARRDPDLVPPTFTTTGLARAFPRGSGRVLCARADIAPEGLEDALAAKGWEPTRVDAYRTRFPRSLPPDARNALRDGTVDAVTFTSASTVRGFVHALGRVRGTPKVVCIGPVTAAEARDHGFTVAAVARPHTADGVIAALERVFARARGGRG, encoded by the coding sequence ATGCCGCGACGCACCCGCACCGCCGCGGGCCCGATGCGTGACAAGGTCGTGCTCGTCACCCGACCGAAGGAGCAGTCGGCCGCACTCGTCCGGGAGCTCCGTGCGCTCGGCGCGCGGCCGATCGTCGCTCCGGCGATCGCGATCGTTCCCGCGCGGTCGGCGGCGTTGACCGCCGCGCTGCGCGACCTCGAACGCGGCGGGTTCGCCTGGGTAACCCTCACGAGCCGGGCGACGGTCGCGATGCTGCGGGATCGGCTCGACCGACCGCGCGACGTCCGGGCGAAGGTCGCCGTGATCGGGGAAGGAACGGCGGAGGAGTTTCGCCGGTGGGCGCGGCGCGACCCGGACCTGGTCCCGCCGACCTTCACCACCACCGGGCTCGCACGCGCGTTCCCTCGAGGGTCGGGCCGCGTGCTCTGCGCCCGTGCCGACATCGCCCCGGAGGGCCTGGAGGACGCGCTCGCCGCCAAGGGATGGGAACCGACCCGCGTCGACGCCTATCGAACGCGCTTCCCCCGATCACTGCCTCCGGATGCGCGGAACGCCCTTCGCGACGGAACCGTCGACGCCGTCACCTTCACGAGTGCGTCGACGGTGCGCGGCTTCGTGCACGCCCTCGGCCGCGTCCGCGGAACGCCGAAGGTCGTGTGTATCGGTCCGGTGACGGCGGCCGAGGCCCGCGACCACGGGTTCACCGTCGCCGCGGTCGCCCGCCCACACACCGCCGACGGTGTGATCGCAGCTCTCGAGCGCGTGTTCGCACGCGCGCGAGGCGGCCGCGGCTGA
- the hemB gene encoding porphobilinogen synthase, giving the protein MAFPRQRPRRMRRTPALRSLVRETELTPGNLIAPLFVKEGISDPAPIGSMPGQWQHTLDSLRKEAAGLAGVGIPAVMLFGVPERKDPEGSEAWNPDGIAQRGLRVLREELGDEHAVLSDLCLDEYTDHGHCGVLNEAGDDVDNDATLELYRRIAVAQAEAGAHMVGPSGMMDGQVAAIRDALDEAGHLDTGIMAYSAKYASAFYGPFREAAEGAPRFGDRSGYQMDPANADEAIREALADIEEGADIVMVKPALPSLDIVARVKDATGFPTAAYNVSGEYAMLKAAADNGWLDERRSVLELLTSIRRAGADLILTYHAKDAASWLATD; this is encoded by the coding sequence ATGGCCTTCCCACGGCAGCGACCTCGGCGGATGCGGCGTACTCCGGCGCTGCGCTCCCTCGTCCGCGAGACCGAACTCACCCCCGGGAACCTGATCGCTCCCCTGTTCGTGAAGGAGGGGATCAGCGACCCCGCGCCGATCGGATCGATGCCCGGGCAGTGGCAGCACACCCTCGACTCGCTGCGCAAGGAGGCGGCCGGGCTCGCGGGCGTGGGGATCCCCGCGGTGATGCTGTTCGGCGTCCCCGAACGCAAGGACCCCGAAGGCTCGGAGGCATGGAACCCCGACGGCATCGCGCAACGGGGCCTGCGTGTACTTCGCGAGGAGCTGGGCGACGAGCACGCCGTGCTGTCGGACCTCTGTCTGGACGAGTACACCGACCATGGGCACTGCGGCGTGCTGAACGAGGCGGGCGACGACGTCGACAACGACGCGACGCTCGAGCTCTATCGGCGGATCGCCGTCGCCCAGGCAGAGGCCGGCGCGCACATGGTCGGACCGAGCGGCATGATGGACGGGCAGGTCGCGGCGATCCGAGACGCTCTCGACGAGGCGGGGCACCTCGACACGGGGATCATGGCGTACTCGGCGAAGTACGCGAGCGCTTTCTACGGTCCGTTCCGCGAGGCGGCCGAGGGCGCACCGCGCTTCGGCGATCGCAGCGGCTACCAGATGGACCCCGCGAACGCCGACGAAGCGATCCGCGAGGCACTTGCAGACATCGAGGAGGGCGCCGACATCGTGATGGTCAAACCGGCACTGCCCTCCCTCGACATCGTCGCCCGGGTGAAAGACGCCACCGGCTTCCCGACGGCCGCCTACAACGTCAGCGGCGAGTACGCGATGCTCAAGGCTGCGGCCGACAACGGCTGGCTCGACGAACGCCGCAGCGTGCTCGAGCTGTTGACCTCGATCCGCCGCGCCGGGGCCGACCTAATCCTCACCTACCACGCGAAGGACGCCGCGAGCTGGCTCGCGACCGACTGA
- a CDS encoding type II toxin-antitoxin system VapC family toxin gives MAAVVLDTTVVIDVLRGRPGAVAALEQLAAQGDDPHICAITVEEATAGLRPRELERATAFFRGVAIAPLGMPEGRLAGFWRRSYRKRGRTLAQADCLIAAAAVGRSARLATGNPKDFPMPDVQVEHWPVNA, from the coding sequence ATGGCAGCGGTCGTCCTCGACACGACGGTGGTGATCGATGTCCTCCGGGGCCGCCCGGGGGCCGTCGCTGCGCTCGAGCAGCTCGCCGCGCAAGGGGACGACCCGCATATCTGCGCGATCACCGTCGAGGAGGCGACCGCCGGCCTCCGCCCACGGGAGCTCGAACGTGCGACAGCGTTCTTCCGGGGGGTCGCGATCGCGCCGCTCGGCATGCCCGAGGGGAGGCTCGCAGGGTTCTGGCGACGCTCCTATCGCAAGCGGGGACGCACCCTGGCCCAGGCCGACTGCCTGATCGCCGCCGCAGCCGTCGGACGCAGCGCTCGGCTCGCCACCGGGAATCCCAAGGACTTCCCGATGCCGGACGTCCAGGTGGAACACTGGCCGGTCAACGCGTGA
- a CDS encoding TetR/AcrR family transcriptional regulator, with amino-acid sequence MDDPAEPRDEPTPERPYHHGDLRRALIDATFELIDERGLEATTLREVTRRAGVSHAAPYHHFADRSALLSAAAVESFELLAVHLRSAARRARGDGATRLKAVVVAYARFALEHRPRWRLLIEPEPVSGPMGAEVHLAATEVRERVGSVVQDAIEDGSLRADTDVETATIAVWSSMHGLTTLATGGLLGGAVSPSRADRAARAVADTLLDGLRSPV; translated from the coding sequence ATGGACGATCCGGCCGAGCCGCGGGACGAGCCGACCCCCGAACGCCCCTATCACCACGGCGACCTGCGTCGCGCCCTTATCGACGCCACCTTCGAGCTGATCGACGAACGGGGGCTCGAGGCGACGACGCTCCGTGAGGTCACCCGGCGCGCCGGCGTGTCGCACGCCGCCCCCTACCACCACTTCGCCGACCGCAGCGCCCTGCTGTCCGCGGCGGCGGTCGAGAGCTTCGAGCTGCTCGCCGTCCATCTGCGCAGCGCCGCCCGGCGGGCTCGAGGCGACGGAGCGACGCGTCTGAAGGCGGTCGTCGTCGCCTACGCGCGCTTCGCCCTGGAACACCGACCGAGGTGGCGCCTGCTGATCGAGCCCGAGCCCGTCTCCGGACCGATGGGGGCCGAGGTCCACCTCGCGGCAACCGAGGTCAGGGAACGGGTCGGATCGGTCGTGCAGGATGCGATCGAGGACGGATCGTTACGGGCCGACACCGACGTCGAGACGGCCACGATCGCGGTCTGGTCGAGCATGCACGGGCTCACGACGCTGGCGACCGGCGGCCTGCTCGGAGGTGCGGTCTCACCCTCGCGCGCGGACCGGGCCGCCCGCGCCGTCGCCGACACCTTGCTCGACGGCCTGCGTTCCCCGGTCTGA
- a CDS encoding choice-of-anchor Q domain-containing protein, whose product MAVRHLVRMLAAASLAVGMTVAGSGASAGTDTFTVDVTTDGVDAIPGNGSCATAGGDCTLRAALMESNALAGAQTVVVPKDVYDLTMTGAGDAGDLDVTDDLTIQGRGSTVRWDVAVPLASRDRILHLVGPSGQDVLVTIRDITLRQGRLSDLPGAGIAAEEAVGQLTADLEHVALVGNVIVGTASQAIGGGLFVGAGTDVTLTDSTVAGNEADRGTGIFVSTGTLRVERSTISGNAGRVGGIVTFGTLLLLNSTVSGNTSTIGGGGVAVSGGAAAISQATIANNDGADVTQTTGAMSLQNSIVGGDCSLTGGANSSFGGNAESGDTCEFLDDSDRQDATLALKPIADTGGPTLTHALGTASDALGLANGSFHVGCSDTDQRGVPRGGDPCDSGAYELARCEGSVVTRVGTSARDVLSGTGQADSFLLLGGNDLAKGKGGADAICGGTGRDRLEGGGGNDDLNGGPDRDTCIGGKGTDRARGCERKRSIP is encoded by the coding sequence ATGGCCGTCCGCCACCTCGTCCGCATGCTCGCCGCCGCATCCCTCGCCGTCGGGATGACCGTCGCGGGCTCCGGTGCCTCCGCCGGAACCGACACCTTCACCGTCGACGTGACCACCGACGGCGTCGACGCCATCCCCGGGAACGGGAGCTGCGCGACGGCCGGCGGCGACTGCACGCTGCGCGCGGCGCTCATGGAGTCCAACGCCCTCGCCGGAGCGCAGACGGTCGTCGTTCCCAAAGACGTGTACGACCTGACGATGACCGGCGCGGGCGACGCCGGCGATCTCGACGTCACCGACGACCTCACGATCCAAGGTCGGGGATCGACGGTCCGCTGGGACGTCGCCGTCCCGCTCGCCAGCCGCGATCGCATCCTCCACCTCGTGGGGCCGTCGGGGCAGGATGTGCTCGTCACGATCCGCGACATCACGCTCCGGCAGGGGCGGCTCTCCGACCTCCCGGGTGCCGGGATCGCCGCCGAGGAGGCCGTCGGGCAGCTGACGGCCGACCTCGAGCACGTCGCGCTCGTCGGGAACGTCATCGTCGGAACCGCTTCCCAGGCGATCGGGGGAGGACTCTTCGTCGGGGCCGGAACGGATGTCACGCTGACCGATTCCACCGTCGCCGGGAACGAAGCAGATCGTGGGACGGGGATCTTCGTCAGCACCGGCACGTTGCGGGTCGAGCGGTCGACGATCTCGGGAAACGCCGGCCGCGTGGGTGGGATCGTGACGTTCGGGACCCTCCTGCTGCTGAACTCCACGGTGAGTGGGAACACGAGCACGATCGGAGGCGGCGGGGTCGCGGTCTCGGGCGGCGCCGCCGCGATCTCCCAGGCGACGATCGCGAACAACGACGGGGCCGACGTCACCCAGACCACCGGAGCGATGTCGCTCCAGAACTCGATCGTCGGCGGGGACTGCTCGCTGACCGGCGGCGCGAACTCTTCGTTCGGGGGCAACGCCGAGTCCGGGGACACGTGCGAGTTCCTCGATGACTCCGACCGGCAGGACGCGACACTGGCGTTGAAGCCGATCGCCGACACCGGTGGCCCGACCCTGACCCATGCGCTCGGTACGGCCAGCGATGCGCTCGGCCTGGCGAACGGGTCGTTCCACGTCGGATGCTCCGATACCGACCAGCGCGGGGTCCCTCGTGGCGGGGACCCCTGCGACTCGGGCGCCTACGAGCTGGCGCGCTGCGAGGGGTCGGTCGTGACCCGTGTCGGCACGTCCGCTCGCGACGTGCTGTCGGGAACCGGGCAAGCGGACTCCTTCCTGCTGCTCGGCGGTAACGACCTGGCGAAGGGCAAGGGGGGTGCCGACGCGATCTGTGGCGGAACGGGCCGGGATCGCCTCGAGGGTGGCGGGGGCAACGACGATCTGAACGGCGGCCCCGATCGCGACACCTGCATCGGAGGCAAGGGAACCGATCGGGCCCGCGGTTGCGAGCGGAAACGCTCGATCCCCTAG
- a CDS encoding ribbon-helix-helix protein, CopG family has protein sequence MRLHIHIDDDVVEQLDERVGPRGRSAYVERALREALDRDQRWGLIRSAYGSIDDAGHDWDDDPAAWVRAQRRADPRRVG, from the coding sequence ATGCGGCTCCACATCCACATCGATGACGACGTCGTGGAGCAACTCGACGAGCGCGTCGGGCCGCGCGGTCGCAGCGCGTACGTGGAACGCGCGCTCCGCGAGGCACTCGATCGCGACCAACGGTGGGGGCTGATCCGCTCCGCGTATGGATCGATCGACGACGCGGGCCACGATTGGGACGATGATCCGGCCGCCTGGGTTCGGGCGCAACGCAGGGCGGACCCTCGGCGGGTGGGGTGA